CGATCAGAATGTTTTCAGCCGGACTTTCTTTCAGAGATTTGATAAACTGAATGGTTCGCTGAGTCGTAGAGTAGAGAGATTCGGCTTCAAACATCCTCGTATCAAACTGAGCCAGATTAGAGCGAAAGGCCTTGATTTGTTGAGGGTAGATGGCATTGAGCGTAGCAATTTTTAATCCCTCTAGTTTGCCAAGTTGCCATTCACGTAGGTCAGGAATGCTCTTCAAAGGACAAGGGGATTGGAGTTGACTTTGGATAATTTCAGCAGACTTAACTGCTCTGGGTAAGTCACTAGAATAAATCGTATCAAAATGAATTTCCTTGAGATGTTGACCCAGTTGTTTTAGTGTGTCAATGGACTCTGGAAGAAGGGGAGAGTCACCGCTAGCACCTTGAAAACGTCCTTCAAGATTCCAGACAGTCCGACCATGGCGGACAAAATAGAGTTTCATCAGTTGTTTTCCTCCAAGAGATCAGCAAAATCTGCTTTTACAAAGTTGGCTAAGTCTCGAGGTCGAATAATGATACTGT
The sequence above is a segment of the Streptococcus oralis ATCC 35037 genome. Coding sequences within it:
- a CDS encoding histidine phosphatase family protein; protein product: MKLYFVRHGRTVWNLEGRFQGASGDSPLLPESIDTLKQLGQHLKEIHFDTIYSSDLPRAVKSAEIIQSQLQSPCPLKSIPDLREWQLGKLEGLKIATLNAIYPQQIKAFRSNLAQFDTRMFEAESLYSTTQRTIQFIKSLKESPAENILIVGHGANLTASLRTLLGYKEAHLRKDGGLANASLTVLETNDFESFTLERWNDTSYQEK